The genomic interval TTACCAGGGGTGACTGCACGTGGGTGTACAAGTTCTCTAAGGTATCTGTGTAGCGGAGTCATTGTCTTAGGAAACATCCCTGCTCAGAATGGTTTCCTCTTTCAACTTCAAAACCTAGATTTTTATTAACAACATCATCCAGCGCCATTCTTCTTGGTCAGAAATTTTACCATAGAAGTAGATAGAAAAATGGAGGTTGTGGAGgggattaattttatgtgtcgaCTTGGTTAAGGGATGCCCAGGTAGCTGGACCACATTACTTCTGGGTGTGTCCGTGATGGTGTTTCTGGAAAAGATgagcatttgaatcagtagactgagtagAGAAGCTCCATCACCCTCACCAACAGGGAGGAGTCATGTGTTGAGGGTCTGAAGAGAACGAAAAGAGCAGTgatttgcttctctcctccttccttcaacTTCCTTTGAATAATCCCCCTAGTTTCCTGTTTATttgagggagggggtagggacacacacacactcgcaaaATAGATTGAGAATGCAATGTTTCAGTTAAAGGGTTATTAGTAAACACCAGAAAATGGCTGATACCAGATAGCGCTTGGTTTTGTTGTTGGGAGAATGGAGAGGGAAGAGGCGGAGGACGACTGCACGCCGTTAGCGTCCCACGGGGTAGGGAGAAGATTATCTGGGAGAAGAGAGACACTGCGCACCAACAGCTCTTACTCCTGTTGACTCAGACCCTCCCCTCAAACCTGGACCACTTTGTGACTGCAGAGGAAGTGGCACTGAATGACTTTTAAGGATCATTCATAAAAGGAACAGCAGCTTCCACCTGCTTCTCCTGGGCTGCTGGAGACCCCGACACTGCACCACGGAAGCCCAAGCAGCCTTCACATTTTTGCAGATGATGCACCAGACATCACAGAGCAGAGACCGGCCGTGCTCTGCCCCTTCAGAATTCCTGACCCGCAGAATCCATAAGCTTAACCAAAATGTTGTTGATGTATAACACTATATTTGGGTGTTTGTTATGCAGTAGGAGAGACCAGAACAAGGACTTTCTCTGGGGCCTCTGGTCGGTCTTCACCTTGGGTAAGAACCAAATGAAAACATCAGACTGTTACTTCTCATTTTCCAGCATCCATAAAACTCTACGGGAGGTCTAAACAGGGCTGACTTTCTTTTGTTGGCTGTCTTCCCAAAGACCACCCGCACAGATATTTTCCAGCTTGTTTTCCAGTCCTTTAAAGATAGGAATATATTGCCTATCCAGGCAGTGGcagaatggatagagcgtcagcctgggatgcagagaacccgggttcaaaaccctgaggtcgccggcttgagcatgggattatagacatgaccccatggttgctggcttgagcccaaggttgctggcttgagctagaggTCAATGACTCGACTGGAGCCCCGCGGTCAAGGtgtatatgagaagcaatcaatgaacaattaaggtgccacaatgaaaagaTAGCAATATACTGTATTATAATCTGTGTTTGAAAATTCCAGTATCTGATGCCTTTGTGGTCTGTTTATGTTCTGTTGTTTCTACTGGTTCTCACTCATGGTGCCTTGTTACCTTGTGTGTTTAGTTGTGAATGACTGTGAGTTGTTTATTGTATCAGTCAGGATAGGTTAAGTTACAGTTTCCACAGCAAGAATGAATTCCCAAATTTCCCAAGTCTTATAACAagagtttatttcttgctcatgctCTAAGTCCAACATAGGCCATTAGGAGGCTCCAATCATCATACTTACACAAGACCCCAGGTCGACAGTACCTCCAACTCTAGCTATACTTTGATGGACTTGCTTGGAAGGGTGGTGATTTTCTGCAATGATGCATAAAGCTTTGGCTTTGGTTGATAACATGTGAATGTGATTAACAAAAGCAAGTCACTTGGTCATACTTGACTTCAAAGGAGGTAGAGAAGAGCACTCCTGCCCTATATTTCTGAAGGGCAGAGGGACAGAAATATTTGGTGAATCACACTAATGAGTACGACCTTCATTTTCCTTGGAATTTGTGGGACTTCGTTGAGGTAGGATGATGGTGTGTCACTCCAGAAAGGACGGGCATTTGCCCTTGCTGGTCCACTCAGGCACCACCGGTCAGAGGCCTCTTTACATTCATGGCATGAAGTTTTGGAATCACGCAGGTAACGTGCAAGACCAGTGCCCTGTGGTAGGAGTGGGTGGACTGAGGTTATATAGAGCTCACCATTATGCTAAGGGTACGGCCCCCTGGGGTCCCAGCTCTGTGGGGACTGGATCTCCTAGAGGAGTCTCTATGATGAGTGGGACCTggactttattttctgtttctattcctTGAGAGCTCATGAAAACTGTCATTCAAATTTGTTAAATTCAGCAAATGCCCCTGAGTGAGAAGCAGTTTCAGTGCCCAGTCACCTCTCTGAGTACCTACCAATTATTTAGTTCTTTGAGAATTTCTGGGAAATCTGTACTATCTTAATCCTTTGATGCTTTAAGAAGATTCaggtgtttatttttgttgttttttttttagggaaaaatAGCATATTTAGTGGTTTTCACGTTGGCagctcaattaaaataatttaacctgCCACTTCATTTGTAATTAAATCTCTGGAGCTGTACTGTCCAATTTGGAATCCACTGGCTACATGTGGCTATTTCAgtataaatacataaacattaaCTTCAATGAAAAATTCAGTTTCTCCATCACATTAGCCACATTTCCAGTGCTCAGTGGTCATGTGCATCCGGCGGATTCCACATTGGGCGGAGCAGATGCAGAACATTTCCGTTTCCTGCAGCAGGTTCTACAGGACAGCGCTGTTTCCAGAGCCGCCCGAGCAAAGCAGAGTGTGAGAAAGATGAGTGGAGAACGGCGGCGGGGACCCCACTCTCTCCCAGTTGACCCTTTTGACTGTATTGCACTACAAGGGGTCATCTCACACTTACtcataattttgtttattcattcgttTAGTAAATATTTAGGAGTGCCCACCATACAGTAACCACGGATGTACACTGGTGAGTAAAATAGCTATGGTCTCTGTGGTTGTAAAACTTACACTCATTTGAATATATTCTTACTCTAACACTTATTTTAAGACCAAGGGGTAATTTTCTCTGGCTCCCTCAAGAAAGGCTgacagaggaaggaggatggACTTCAGTAGCAGACAGATCCAGTTTGAATCCAAGTGCTGCACTTTCTAGTTAAAGTATTTGACCACCATGAGCCTCAGGTTCCTCATGTACAAGATAAGGATAATAATACTTATTGAATAGTTATCTTGGATATTAACCGAGAAAACACGTAGAAAGTGCTCAGTGCAGTACCTAGCACAATAGGAGGGGCTGATAATGTGACCCCTTTGCCAAGAGATGGTTAATTGGACACATGATTTAAATCAGTGCCATGTAATAGACAAAGCTTTTTACATCAAACCAAAGTTTTGTTGAGTTGCTTCTGGTAAAGCCAGAATCAGAACGAAACACCAGAAGCTGCCTGTGTAATGTCACTTGATGAACACTAGGGGCCGCCAGAACAGATGCCAtgcccaggttttttttttttttttataaactcaagcagatttttttattttatttattcatttttagagaggagagagacagagagggagagagagaggagagagagacagagagagagaaggggggaggagctggaagcatcaactcccatatgtgccttgaccaggcaagcccagggtttcgaaccggcgacctcagtatttccaggtcgacgctttatccactgcgccaccacaggtcaggctatgcccAGGTTTTTAATGACTCCTGCTGTACCTCTTCATCTCGTtctttattgcagtggtccccaaccttttttgggccacagaccggtttaatgtcagaaaatattttcacggacaggcctttagggtgggacggataaatgtatcacgtgaccaagacaagcgtcaagagtgagtcttagacggatgtaacagagggaatctggtcattttaaaaaaaataaaacatcgttcagacttaaatataaataaaacagaaataatgtaagttatttattctttctctgtggaccggtaccaaatggcccacggaccggtaccggtccacgacccgggggttggggaccactgctttattgCACACTTAGCATTCACTTAATATGCACGTGAGTCCCCCAATTAGGAATACCAGGGCATTTTTGTAAAGCAGTATCTGCCACACTTCAAAATAAATTCCTAATGGATAACAGCAATAAGTATAAAAACTGCAACtgtaaaaactaaactaaaataaataggtGTCTCATTTGGGGATGGTGAAGTTTCAAAGTATAAAAGCAGCAGAAAGGAAAATGTGGTGGGAATTCCTATATAAAAAGcattatatatgcataaaaacACTATGgacacaattaaaaagaaatgatatctTGGGACAAATTTTGCAACATGTGTGAGTGACAGAAAGGAAAGTTAATATATGTAGCTTAAAATAAGTTCttataaataaattagtaaagaTGAATGGCTTAACAAAAAATTGGCATGAGCAGCTAATTcccaaaagtagaaataaaagtggcCTGTGAAGTAAAtgcattaataatgaaataagtaCAGATAAATACTACAATGAGATTTCATGATCAGACTAGGAATGATGACAAATCTCTTGACaaagaagtcagacagaaaaaagtCAAGAAACATGTGATCTCCCTCATAGGTGGAATATGAAACTGAAAGTTACAGATACAGGCATCAGCGTGGTGGTCCCAGAGGGGACCGTGGGGCGTAAATGGAAAAGGGGGTCCAATTACGGTGACAGAAGATATGACTTTGGGCGGCGGGCACATCATGCAACATACAGATGGATGATGTATCATATAAATGTACACTCGGAACCTTTAtcattctattaaccaatgtcaccccaataaattcgtTTAAAGTAAGCAAGTTTTGCTTTTAGTATTGAAAAACTAGAAACAGCTCAAATATCCAACAATAAGGAAGGTTTACATCACCATGAAAGTATAAATGCTCAAATGTTTATAATATGTAATAATCAACATATTTATAAGCATCTTCTCAGGTTACGTACAATATTCAGCGCATAAGTCAATTTACACACCATGATCTTGATTTTGTAAAGCTATGTGTCAAGATGAAACCTTAAATACTTGACTGGTCTTACCTTTCTTCTGCAATTTCTCTCACCGCTGCTCTTTCCTCATGACTTGGGGCATCAGTGGGGTCTTTCTCATATTCACTGCCCCCGCTTAGGGTTAGTACTGTAGAAGTGTAAAGAGAATGACTCAAGTCAATGCTTAGCTTATGCAATTTAAATAGACTTTTGCAGTAAAAAGAGCGACAGAGAAGATCTTTGGCCTCCTGGATGAGGTGAGGGAAGGATGCAGAATTTGTGGAGAGGAAACTCAGATATCTCAGCTGGCCATCGGAGGGAGGATGATGGTCAGGAACAAGAGAGGACCATGCACATTTCAGTGGAAGCACACCATGAACCACGGCCATTCTCTTTTATGCTATGATACTATCCAAGTCCACCAAACTCAGATACCATCTCCAGATAAAAGATGGAAGAGAGAAATCCCAAATGATTTCTGAATTTATACAGAACTGACTTAACCTCCCCCATAAACTGGAATGAAGTTTTGAAATAGGTTTAAGCagacttagaaaaaaatagttatactTTCTAACATACCTTGAAACATGGATTTAGAATATTgtagttgatatatatatatatatatggacttgTACATATATaatctgtatgtatatacatttatatttatatgtaaatatttagaaaaaacactgaaaggaaaataagaatattaGAGGAGTAAATATCATTGTTGTGGGTTTATagaagataaatttaattttttatatttttcagaaattccaCAGTAAGcaagtataaaatttataacgtcaactttattattactatttaactACAGTGTTAAATGACAACCTGGGGAACTATTTTTAACTCAGAGACaaggttttcattttctatttcacaATGGATTCCTATCAATCGAAGAAAAAGACCAACAACCCCACAGACAAGTGGACAATGAAAAAGATgattcacagaaaaggaaacacaGATAGCATTTGAGCATTTGCAATATTGCTTAGTTGTATTAACGATaatagaaatgctaattaaaactgtTTCAAGGTCCTCTCTTTTCCCTATCGGATTGTCAAGGTCACCAACTTTGATAACACATTGTACAGGTAAAGCACGGAGAGACAGGTATTCTCACACATTGCTGGTGTGAGGGTAAACTGGTACAACCTTTATAAAGGGTAGCCTGGCGACATCCATCAAAATGACAAGTACAAAAACTCATttacccagcaatttctcttccAAGAGCTTATGGGAGGGATATATAAAGATATGCTAAGTTATAGtatagcaatatttaaaatataaagttcttatttacaaaatattgaaaattagaAACCAATGTCTTTCAATAGAGAATTGATTAAATGATTggtacaatagaatactataaaGAATTTTATATACTGATATGGAATGAGTTCTAAGATATCTtgctaagaaagaagaaagttaaGAACAGTGTGCATATTACACTATCATTTGTGTAATGAAcggtaaaatagaaaatatatattacatatatacatatacatctatctttttgtatataaataatagctaatgtttatCAAACAATATGTGGCCAGTCACTGATCTAAGTGCTGTATTTATATAGTGAATAAAATGCCATTGGAAGACTAGAATCTGCAGAAGATTTGGGTCCGTGTGTAAATTATCTAACCTTCACAGTACTTATGAAATTGGCACTGTATCACCGTTTCCATGTTATCAATGAATAAGTTCAGGCAGAGAGGGGTAAGTAATACTGGGGACAGAGGGAGGTGGGTGAGAGGCAGGGCTGGCAGGacacaggaagagaaggaagactgTTCACTGCATTCCTTTTGCACTTTGATCACATGAATGCATTGCCTATtattagaaaagaatgaaaagaatgtgTCTTCAGTGAATGTTGCCATATTATACTTACCCAGATGTGTCCATCTGTGGATGTGGAGTGGTGGCAGGAACACCGGATCAGGAACCAGAACATTTGTGGTCAAGTCTATCATAAATGTGTCCTATCCCAAccttatcattttttatattaaaaaagtgcTTGCGGGTGATGGTCATGGTGGCATTAAATTACATTGTTTCCTAATGTATTTGATAATCTGAGGCATCTGggaaactttcaaatatatagcTTCTCAAGCTCCCATGAGCATATATTCTGGTTTAATAGAACTGGGTGCAAGTTGGGATCTGTGTTTTCCAAAAGCCCCCAACCCTAAACAGTTCTGAGTGTAAAATCTTGTTTAGAAGCCCTGGACCACATAATCTTTTGGGGTCCCTCTTACGTCTAAAATTCCACATCCCATGATGTACTGAGTGTCATGTCAGATCCAAGCAACCcatcctttctccctgtctccatTCCCTCACCTCCTGGTTTTCAATTCTTCTAGCTCCTTCTAGAGGCTGCCTTCCCTCCAGGTTCatctaaaaaatggaaaaaaacaattgAAAAGGAGGGACTGTGTCCCTTGATCCAGACCACCAATCCCACcgccaccctcacccccacctctcACTCTGGGCGCTGCCTTCCAGAGGGCTGAGCCTATAGGCTGCAGAATTGCTACTATCATTCCAAGAGGATGACAAGGTACCAAAACCCAAAGGAGACAGGAAATTTAATACATCTCAGAATTTACACATGGACCCAAATCTTCTGCAGATTCTAGTCTTCCAATGGCATTTTATTCACTAGATAATACTCTGGGTATTTTGTACCCATATTCCTCATTCTGCCAGATGGTTTTAAACAAGGACACAACATTTCCATTTTAATGCGGTGTTTTGGATGCTCAGtgatctcctttcttctctttctttccttccttcttttctttcctccttcctccctccttctttttctgttccttctcttccttcctccttcatctcctcctcctccatctctttctcctctccttcatctcctcctcctcattctccatcttctcctcttccctcttctctacaatctcctcctcctccatctcctcctcctccttcattttctcctcctccatttctttctcttccttcatctcttcatctcctccttctccatctccttcccctGTTCCTATCAGTGAatggcctggggctggggtgtTGCAGGTTCTGACCACTGCTTTTCCGGCCCCTTTAGAGAGAAGGGTGAGTGAGTGTTCAGTTCACTGCACAGCCCAGAGAAATGTGGTTCCCCAGCCTCTTGCAGTTTTATGATGAGTCTCTTTCCACTTCATAGGGCAGTTATTACTCATGATTGCTGGTCACTGACCAAGCCCAAACAGACGTGCGGCACACtccacataccacacacacacaaatatttgcCTGGCTCACATGGCTGGGATGAAGATGTCTTTCCAACTGGGAGGAGCCACATGACCAGACCTTCTCAGCAGCCTCTGCCTGTGGCAGACAGCACAGGGCATCCAGCTTTTACCATTCTGGTCTCCCAGGACTGGCATCTGTGACGAAAAGGGTCGGCCGCCCACCTACATCAGCAAAGATGTGGAAGAGGAGCACCTACCCCAGAGCCTGTCTGCCGCGGGCTTCTCTTTCCTCTGCCCAACCTGGGCTAATGATGGCTGGCCCCTGTGTGACCGTGATGACAGGTCTTTCGGAAGATGTATTTTTACCCTCTGGACAAATAGCAGTTGGGACGAGTAGGGCTTTTTTATGAGTTGAGGTACTCAGGGCTGGAAAATAAACAGGCAGCTAATGAGACGTTCTTATGGACACTGGcataaataataacaaagaaaacaTCTGACCCTTGTGCCAACACCCTTGGGGAGGGGATATAAAAGCTGCTGCCCGGCCGGTGACTGTCAGACTTGGGGAACTCGGGCTGCGTCGCTGATCTGCGCCCTGACCAGCGGGGATCATGGGGTGCTGCCCAGGGGACTGCTTCGGCTGCTCCGATGAGCAAGACTGCTGCGATGAGTGTTGCTGCCAGCCGTCCTGCTGTGGCTGCTGCGGGTCCTGCTGCCAAGGGTCCTGCTGCGGCTGCAAAGGCGGAGACTGCGGAGACTACGGAGGCGGCGGCTGCGGGGGCAACAGCTGCTGCTGCGGGTCTTCCTGCTGCAAATCTGGCTGCGGGGGCGGCGGATCTGGCTGCGGGGGCGGCTGCTGCGGGAGCTGCTGCGGATCCGGTTGCTGTGGCTCCGGTGGGTGCTGCGGCCCTGTCTGCTGCCAGCCCTCGCCTATCTGCGACACGAAATGAAGACCCCCTCCACTGAGGCAGTCCCAG from Saccopteryx leptura isolate mSacLep1 chromosome 2, mSacLep1_pri_phased_curated, whole genome shotgun sequence carries:
- the KRTAP17-1 gene encoding keratin-associated protein 17-1, coding for MGCCPGDCFGCSDEQDCCDECCCQPSCCGCCGSCCQGSCCGCKGGDCGDYGGGGCGGNSCCCGSSCCKSGCGGGGSGCGGGCCGSCCGSGCCGSGGCCGPVCCQPSPICDTK